Sequence from the bacterium genome:
AGGGGGATGAAGCGCCGGTCGGCGACGTGTACATTGGATACGAACAGGCGCTGCGGCAGGCGGCGGCGTTGGGCGTGCCGGAGGCGGAGGAGCTGGCGCGGCTCGCCATCCACGGCACGTTGCACGTGCTCGGCTACGACCACCCGGAGGGCCCCGGGCGCGTACGCAGCCGGATGTGGAAGAGGCAGGAACGGATCCTCCGTGAGGTGATGGGGCAGTGAACAAGGGTGGGACGGCAAAGGCGTTGCGGCGGCACCTGATCGCCGGCCTCGTGGTGATCGCGCCGGTCGGGATCACGGCCGCCGTGCTCTGGTGGATCTTCCAACGCCTGGACGGGCTGCTGGGCCGCTTCCTGTATCCCGTGCTGCCGTTCCCGATCCCCGGCCTCGGCCTGCTGCTCCTCCTGGCGGGCCTCGTCGCGGTCGGCTGGTTGGCGGAGCGCGCCGTCGGCGCCCGCGTGCTCGCGGGCTGGCACGCGCTCCTCGAGCGGGTGCCGCTCGCACGCAGGGTCTACGGTGCGTCCAGCCGCATCGTGCGGACCGTGCTGGGGGAAGAGAAGCGCTTCCTCCGCGACGTCGTCCTGGTCGAATACCCGTGCCCGGGGCGGTGGTCGCTCGGGTTCGTCACGGCACGGTCCCCGGAGGAGCTCGAGTCGCGGACGGGCGAGGAGATGATCACGGTGTTCGTCCCGACGACGCCCAACCCCACGACGGGCTTCCTCGTCATGGCGCCGCGACGCGCCCTCGTCCACGTCCGCATGACAACCGAGGAGGCGTTCACCTACATCCTCTCGGCCGGCGCCGTGAAGCCCGAGGAGGCGGCGCTCGCGGCGACGCGAGAGGTGGAGGAGGAGCGCGCGTGACGTCGCAGGAGCCCCGGACTGCGGAGGAGGCGCGCGAGCGCCTGGACCGGATTCGCGTCCTCATCGAGGAGGGCCGGGAGGACAACCTCCCGGATCTCCTCTCCGAGTTCCATCCGAGCGACCTGGCAGACCTGATCGAGGAGCTGGACGAGGCCGACCGGGTCCGTGTCCTCGAGATGCTGCCGGCGGACATCGCGTCGGAGACGCTCGCCGAGATGGAGCGGGAGGAGCGGCCGGAGGAGTTGCTCGCCTCCCTCGACCCGACGCGCATCGGCGAGCTGATCGCCGAGCTCTCCGACGACGACGCCGTCAACCTGATCCGGGACCTCGACCCCGAGGACCAGGCCCGCGTCCTCGCCGCGCTGCCGAACCTGGAGGCCGGCCTGCTGCGGCGACTCCTGCGCTACGACGAGGAGTCCGCGGGCGGCATCATGACCACGGAGCTGGTCGCCATCTCCGTCCACCTGACGGCCGGGGAGGCGATCGAGGAGGTCCGCCGCCAGGCGCGCGAAATCGGTAGCGAGTTCTACACGGTCTTCGTGGTGGACCTGCTGAGGCGGCTGGTCGGCACGGTGAGCCTGCAGGACCTGGTCCTCGCGGATCCGGACACCCCGCTGTCGGAGCTGGTCGAGCCGCCGCTGGCCACGGTGTCGCCGGACACCGACCAGGAGGAGGTCGGCCGGATCATCGCCCGCTACAACATGCCGTCCATTGCCGTTGTCGGGCCGGGGAACGTGCTGCTGGGCCGGATCACCTGGGATGACGTCATCGATGTCATCGAAGCGGAGCAGACCGAGGACATCTTGCGGCTCGGCGGCATCGTCTCCGAGGAGCAGCTCCGCGGTGGCGCGCTGGACGCGGTCCGCAGCCGCCTGCCCTGGCTGTTCGTGAACCTGTTCACGGCCTCCGCCGCCGCCGCGGTGGTGTACGCGTTCCAAGGGACGATCGAGCAGATCGTGATCCTGGCGGCCATCATGCCGATCATCGCGGGCATGGGCGGCAACGCGGGCACGCAGGCACTGGCGGTGACCGTGCGCCGCCTCGCGTTGACGGAGGAGAGCGCCGCCCGGCGCTGGGGCGTCGTCGCCAAGGAGTTGATGGTCGGCCTGGTCAACGGCGCAGCCCTCGGCGTCTTCGTGGGCCTGGTGAGCTATCTGTGGAGGGGCGACCCGATGCTCGGGCTCGTCGTGCTGCTCGCGATGTGGGGCAATATGATCCTGGCCTCCATCGCCGGCGCGTTCGTCCCCATCCTGCTCGAGCGCCTCGGCGCCGACCCCGCCGTGGCCTCCTCGATCTTCGTCACCACGTTCACCGACGTCGGCGGCTTCTTCCTCCTCCTGGGACTCGCCACCGCCGTGCTGCTATGAAGCGCTGGCGGAGGGCCCTCACCATCGTCGTCCGGCTGACGCCGTTCCTGATCGCCTTCCTGCGCGACCGCCGGCGGTGGATCCTCCTGGGCAGGCGGCGGCGGTTGCCGTACGAGCACCACGAGCGCCGCGCCCAGCGGCTCGCCGCCACCATCGCCTCCCTCGGGCCGACGTTCATCAAGCTCGCCCAGGTTTTCAGCGCCCGCGCGGACATCCTGCCCGAGCCCTACCTCTCGGCGATCAGCCGGCTCCAGGACCGCGTGCCGCCACACCCCACCGAGGAGATCGAGGCGGTGATCGCCGCCGAGCTGGGCCAGCCACTGGAGGCGGTGTTCGCCGAGTTCGACCGCGTGCCCGTCGCCGCCGCGAGTCTGGGCCAGGTCCACCGCGCCCGGCTGCGCCCACAGCTCGACGAGCCAGGGCCAGAGGTGGCGGTCAAGGTGCTCCGCCCGGGCGTCGAGGAGCTGGTCGCGGTGGATCTCGAGATCTCGTTCCGCGTTCTCTTCGTCCTGAACATCCTGTTCCCGAACCACCACGTCCGCGCCCTGACCAACGTGGTGCGCGAGTTCAGCGTCAAGGTGCGCGAGGAGATGGACTTCCGCGAGGAAGCGGCGCACATGGCGCAATTCCACCAGAACTTCGCGCGCGATGCCCGGGTGCGCGCCCCCCGCGTCTACACCGAGCTCGCACGCCGGCGCGTGCTCGTGATGGAGTGGGTGCAGGGGGACAAGCTGGACCGGCTCGCGGGCCGCTTCGCTTCCGGCGAGCTGGACTTCGAGCGGCTCATGGAGACGCTCACCGAGATCTACCTCCGCATGCTCCTGGTGGACGGCTTCCTCCATGCAGACCCCCACCCCGGCAACATCCTGGTCACCGACGCGGGCACGCTGATCTTCCTGGACTGGGGTATGGTCGTCCAGCTCAGCCGCTCGACCCGCGAGGCCATCCTTCGCCTCGCCCTCGCCGCCGGCCGCGAGGACCTGGACGGCATGATCAACGGCATGTACGAGCTGGGGATGATCGACCCCTCGATCTCCCGCGCGGAGATCCGTGACGCCGCCGCCGAGGTGCTCGAGATCCTCCAGCGCGTGCGCGAGCTCGGGACGCGGCGCGTGCAGGAGATGGTCCAGGAGATCATGGACACGTTCTACACCTGGCCGCTGATCCTGCCGCGAGAGCTGGTCTACTTCTTCCGCGCCGCCGCCCTGCTCGAGGGCATCGGCTTCCACTACGACCCGCGCTTCAACGGCATCGAACTGGCGCGCCGCGTCATCCGCCGGATGCGGGGCGACCTGCTCCGCGCCACGGCGCGCGAGCCGGTCGAAGTCGCGCGGGGGCTCGTAGACGAGGCACGGACGGCGCTGCATGGCGTGCGTGAGGTGCTGCGCCGGGCCGAACGCGAGGAGTTCCGCGTCCGCCTGCACCCGCGCGACGTGATGCACGGAGAGCGGTTCATCCTGCTCCAGGTCCGGCGGCTGCTGCTCAGCGTGTTCGCGGTCGGGACGGCGCTCATCAGCTCGATCATCTTCGTGGCGCTCGAGAACGTGTGGCTGCTGGCCGCCGGCTTGCTGATCGCGCTGATCATGTTCGTGGTGGCGTTCTTCATTCCCACGCACCTGCTGGAGAATCCGCTGCGTCACGCGCGCCGCGTGCGGCCGCCGGGGGAGTGGCCGGCCATGCGCTAGGCAGAGCGAGGGCCGCGGCGGGCGACGCAGGATCCGGATGCATCGGCTGCCAACGACGGACGGGGGCGTTTGACAGCGTTCGCGGCAGCCGGCCATCTTTCGTTCATGGCTGAGGGTTCCGGCACGCAGCCGGCCGGCCTCGGCGTGGCCGAGGCGCGGCTGCTCGAGGACTTCCTGGCGGGGAAACGGCCCGCGCTGGCGCGCGCGATCTCGATCGTCGAGAACGGGCGGCCGGGAGCCCAGGCGCTGCTGCAGGCGCTGCACGGGCGGCTCGGTCGTGCCCGCCGCATCGGGATCACTGGGCCGCCCGGGGCAGGGAAATCCACGCTGGTGGCGGCGCTGACCACGGCACTGCGGGCCCGCGGCGACACGGTCGCCGTCGTGGCGGTGGATCCGAGCTCGCCGTTCACGGGCGGGGCCCTGCTGGGCGACCGGATCCGGATGGGCGAGGCCTCGCTGGATCCGGGGGTGTTCATCCGCTCCATGGCGTCCCGCGGCTCGCTGGGCGGGCTCGCCCTGACGACCAAGGAAGTGGCGGACGTGCTGGACGCGTTCGGCTTCGACCATGTGCTGATCGAGACGGTCGGGGTCGGACAGTCGGAGCTGGACATCGCCGCTGCTGCGGACACGACCGTCGTCGTGCTCGTCCCCGAGTCCGGCGATTCGATCCAGGCGATGAAAGCCGGGCTCATGGAGATCGCGGACGTGTTCGTGATCAACAAGGCCGACCGGCCGGGCGCCGAGCGGCTCGCGCGCGAGGTGGAGCTGATGCTCCATCTGCGCGCCGGGCGGGGGATGCACAGGCTTCCGGCGCACCACGGCGTGGACCTGAGCCGCATCCGGCGCCGGCAGGAGGCAGCCGAGCCGGCGGAGGGCGAGGGCGCCGCGGCGACAGGAGAGGCGGGCGGGGCGGGCGGCGGCCGGTCGGAGGGCTGGGCGATCCCGGTCCTCCAGACCGTGGCGTCGACCGGCCAGGGTGTGGACGCACTCGTCGAGGCGCTGGACCACCACCACGCCTGGCTCCAGGCCTCCGGCGAGCTGGGCCGCAGGCGCCGCCGGCGCCTGGCGGAGCGCGTCCGCGAAGCGGTGGATCGCGGCTTGCGCCAGCGGGCCTGGACAGAGGCGGGCGGCGAAGCGATCCTCGAACAGTCGCTGCCCGCGCTCGAAGCGGGCACGATCACGCCTTACGAAGTGGCGGAGCGAATCGTCCGCGCGGCAGTGGGGTAGGGAGGGCTGGGGCGCGGTCCTCTTCCGCCACGGAACGGTGAGCCATGGGTCTGATGGACAGCGAGATCTCTGCCACGGAACTCGCCGAACGCGTGCGCGAGCAGGAGCGCGAGCTGGCCGAGCTGCGGGCGCGGCTGGCCGAGTGGGAGGCGGCGTACGGCCGCGTCCCCAAGCGCGACGTCAGCTTCACCACCGTCTCCGGCGCCCCCGTCAAGCCGCTCTACACCCCGCTCGACATCGCCGACGACAACTACCTGGACAAGCTCGGCTTCCCGGGCGAGTTCCCGTTCACCCGCGGGCCGTACACCACGATGTACCGCACGCGGCTGTGGACGATGCGCCAGTTCGCCGGCTTCGGCACGGCCGAGGAGACCAACCGCCGGTACAAGTACCTGCTGGAGCACGGCCAGACCGGCTTGAGCGTGGCGTTCGACTTCCCCACGCTCATGGGGTACGACTCGGACCACCCCCGCTCGCTGGGCGAGGTCGGCAAGTGCGGCGTCGCGGTCTCCAGCCTCGCCGACATGGAGACCCTGTTCGACGGCATCCCCCTCGATCAGGTCTCGGTCTCCATGACCATCAACGGCCCGGCCATCATCCTCTTCTGCTTCTACGTCGTGGCGGCAGAGAAACAGGGCGTGCGGCCGGAAGCACTGCGCGGCACCGTGCAGAACGACATCCTCAAGGAATACATGGCCCAGCACGCCTGGATCTATCCGCCGGAGCCGGCGCTCAAGCTGATCATCGACATGTTCGAGTGGGCGTCGAAGAACGCGCCCAAGTACAACCCCATCTCCATCAGCGGCTACCACATCCGGGAGGCGGGAGCTACCGCGGCGCAGGAGCTGGCGTACACCCTGCGCAACGGCTTCGAGTATGTCGAGCGGGCGATGGCCCGCGGCCTCGACGTGGATGACTTCGCGCCCCGGCTGTCGTTCTTCTTCGACGTCCACAACGACTTCTTCGAGGAGATCGCCAAGTTCCGCGCCGCCCGCCGCATCTGGGCGAAGCGCATGCGGGACGTCTACGGGGCGAAGCGCGAAGAGTCGTGGCGGCTGCGCACGCACGCGCAGACGGCCGGCGTCACCCTGGTCGCCCAGCAGCCCGAGAACAACATCGTGCGCGTCGCCTATCAAGCGCTGGCCGCCGTGCTCGGCGGCACCCAGTCGCTGCACACCAACTCCATGGACGAGACGCTGGCGCTGCCGACCGAGAAGGCCGTCCGGATCGCCCTGCGCACCCAGCAGATCCTGGCCTACGAGACGGGGGTGACGAACACGATCGACCCCCTGGCCGGCTCGTACTATGTGGAGGCGCTCACCGACCGCCTCGAGCGTGAGGCCGAGGAGATCTTCGCCGAGATCGACCGGATCGGCGGCGTCGTCCGCGGCATCGAGCTGGGCTACTTCCAGCGCGAGATCGCCAAGAGTGCGGAACGCCAGCAGCGGGAGATCGAGTCCGGCCAGCGCATCGTCGTGGGTGTCAACGCCTTCACCCAGGGCAACGAAGACTCGAAGATCGAGATCCTCAAGATCGGCGATGAGGCGGAGCGGCGGCAGCGGGAGCGGCTGGCGGAGCTGCGCCGGCGGCGGGACAACGGGCGTGTCCAGTCCACGCTGGCGGAATTGCGTGAGGCGGCGCGGAAAGATGAGAACGTCGTCGAGCCCATGCTCGAGTGTGTGCGTGCCTACTGCACGCTCTACGAGATCCGCCACGCGCTGGAAGAGATCTACGGTGCCTACCGCGAGCCGGTGTTCTTCTAGCCGCGTGTCACGCCGATCCACGCAGCGCCGCCGGGGCCGGCGGTAGATGGAAGCCGACGCACTGACCCTCGAAGGGATCCTCTGGCGGCTGGCGCTGGCGCTGCTGCTCGTCCTGGCCAACGCGTTCTTCGTCGCGGCGGAGTTCGCGCTGGTCGGCGCGCGGCGTACGCGCATCGATGCGCTGGCCGAGCAGGGGAGCCGGCGCGCCAGAATGGCGCGCACGGCCATCCAGAACCTCGACCACTACATCTCCGGCACCCAACTCGGCATCACGCTCGCCTCCCTGGGGCTGGGTTGGGTGGGTGAGACCACGATCGCGGAGATCATCCGCCAGGCGTTCGACGGCCTGGCGCCGCCGTGGAACGTCGTCGCGACACACGGCGTGGCCGGCACCGCCGCGTTCGTCCTCATCACGTTCATGCACATCGTGCTGGGTGAGCTGGCGCCCAAGTCGCTGGCCCTGCTGTTCCCGGAGAAGCTGAGCATGTGGACGGCGGGCCCGCTGATCGGTTTCTCGCGCCTGCTCGGCCCGTTCATCGCGCTGCTCAACGGCTCGGCCAACCTGCTTCTGCGGGCCCTCGGGCTGCGGGCGCCCACCGAGGTCGAGCGGGTGCACCGGCCGGAGGAGATCGAGCTGTTGCTGACGCAGAGCTACGAGCACGGGTTGCTGAGCGAGGAGCCGGTGGAGATGATCCGTGGCGTGTTCGACCTCTCCGAGACCACGGCGGCGGAGGTCATGACGCCGCGGACCGAGGTCGTCGCCGTGCCGGTGGATGCGACGCTGGAGGATGTGGCCGATGTCATCATCGAGGCCGGCCACTCCCGGATCCCGGTCTACCGTGATTCGCTGGACCAGGTGCTGGGCGTCGTCCTCGCGCGGGAGGTGTGGCGGGCGCTGCGCCGCGGCTCGCCCACCTCGCTGGAGGACCTGATCCGGCCGGTCCCGTTCGTGCCCGACTCCAAACCGATCGAGGACCTGCTGCGGGAGA
This genomic interval carries:
- the mgtE gene encoding magnesium transporter, with translation MPGAVVARVRHGTVPGGARVADGRGDDHGVRPDDAQPHDGLPRHGAATRPRPRPHDNRGGVHLHPLGRRREARGGGARGDARGGGGARVTSQEPRTAEEARERLDRIRVLIEEGREDNLPDLLSEFHPSDLADLIEELDEADRVRVLEMLPADIASETLAEMEREERPEELLASLDPTRIGELIAELSDDDAVNLIRDLDPEDQARVLAALPNLEAGLLRRLLRYDEESAGGIMTTELVAISVHLTAGEAIEEVRRQAREIGSEFYTVFVVDLLRRLVGTVSLQDLVLADPDTPLSELVEPPLATVSPDTDQEEVGRIIARYNMPSIAVVGPGNVLLGRITWDDVIDVIEAEQTEDILRLGGIVSEEQLRGGALDAVRSRLPWLFVNLFTASAAAAVVYAFQGTIEQIVILAAIMPIIAGMGGNAGTQALAVTVRRLALTEESAARRWGVVAKELMVGLVNGAALGVFVGLVSYLWRGDPMLGLVVLLAMWGNMILASIAGAFVPILLERLGADPAVASSIFVTTFTDVGGFFLLLGLATAVLL
- a CDS encoding methylmalonyl Co-A mutase-associated GTPase MeaB, with the translated sequence MAEGSGTQPAGLGVAEARLLEDFLAGKRPALARAISIVENGRPGAQALLQALHGRLGRARRIGITGPPGAGKSTLVAALTTALRARGDTVAVVAVDPSSPFTGGALLGDRIRMGEASLDPGVFIRSMASRGSLGGLALTTKEVADVLDAFGFDHVLIETVGVGQSELDIAAAADTTVVVLVPESGDSIQAMKAGLMEIADVFVINKADRPGAERLAREVELMLHLRAGRGMHRLPAHHGVDLSRIRRRQEAAEPAEGEGAAATGEAGGAGGGRSEGWAIPVLQTVASTGQGVDALVEALDHHHAWLQASGELGRRRRRRLAERVREAVDRGLRQRAWTEAGGEAILEQSLPALEAGTITPYEVAERIVRAAVG
- a CDS encoding methylmalonyl-CoA mutase, with the protein product MDSEISATELAERVREQERELAELRARLAEWEAAYGRVPKRDVSFTTVSGAPVKPLYTPLDIADDNYLDKLGFPGEFPFTRGPYTTMYRTRLWTMRQFAGFGTAEETNRRYKYLLEHGQTGLSVAFDFPTLMGYDSDHPRSLGEVGKCGVAVSSLADMETLFDGIPLDQVSVSMTINGPAIILFCFYVVAAEKQGVRPEALRGTVQNDILKEYMAQHAWIYPPEPALKLIIDMFEWASKNAPKYNPISISGYHIREAGATAAQELAYTLRNGFEYVERAMARGLDVDDFAPRLSFFFDVHNDFFEEIAKFRAARRIWAKRMRDVYGAKREESWRLRTHAQTAGVTLVAQQPENNIVRVAYQALAAVLGGTQSLHTNSMDETLALPTEKAVRIALRTQQILAYETGVTNTIDPLAGSYYVEALTDRLEREAEEIFAEIDRIGGVVRGIELGYFQREIAKSAERQQREIESGQRIVVGVNAFTQGNEDSKIEILKIGDEAERRQRERLAELRRRRDNGRVQSTLAELREAARKDENVVEPMLECVRAYCTLYEIRHALEEIYGAYREPVFF
- a CDS encoding hemolysin; the encoded protein is MEADALTLEGILWRLALALLLVLANAFFVAAEFALVGARRTRIDALAEQGSRRARMARTAIQNLDHYISGTQLGITLASLGLGWVGETTIAEIIRQAFDGLAPPWNVVATHGVAGTAAFVLITFMHIVLGELAPKSLALLFPEKLSMWTAGPLIGFSRLLGPFIALLNGSANLLLRALGLRAPTEVERVHRPEEIELLLTQSYEHGLLSEEPVEMIRGVFDLSETTAAEVMTPRTEVVAVPVDATLEDVADVIIEAGHSRIPVYRDSLDQVLGVVLAREVWRALRRGSPTSLEDLIRPVPFVPDSKPIEDLLREMQAERTHIAVVVDEWGGTAGIVTIEDVIEEIVGEIRDEHEEEPPPIEEKDGEVLVSGGFSIAELNELYDLSLPEQDYTTVAGYVLGQLGRIPRAGDEVSFAGGRLRVLSMDGRRIERLGLVLDGGLPERAEEGAAER